The genomic window ACTGCGTGGCGATGTCCGCCTTCGTCGCGGTCAGCGTAATGGCTCTGTCCGGCCAGCGGAGTTCGGAGGTGACCTCGCGGTCCCAATCTGCGGTCTGCTCGAGGACGGCCTGTACCCGGCGCATCTGCGGCTCCCACACCGCCTCGAGATCGGAGAATGCCGGCTGGCGATCCTCTCCAATCGGCCACTCCGACATCGGCGGCAGCGGACCCGCTTCCAGGCGGGCGCTCAGATAGAATTCGGTCGCCGCGATCTCGATCAGCGTAGCCCGGAGGGTGGCGAGGCCGAATGGGAACGGGCGGATGTACTG from bacterium includes these protein-coding regions:
- a CDS encoding DinB family protein, giving the protein MATRAIDAARVYGVQSQARRRLFDWVRPLTQAQYIRPFPFGLATLRATLIEIAATEFYLSARLEAGPLPPMSEWPIGEDRQPAFSDLEAVWEPQMRRVQAVLEQTADWDREVTSELRWPDRAITLTATKADIATQLLLHDVHHRAQAMAILRQLGVPAQDLDYIGFVQRRNAPPRQ